The following coding sequences are from one Bufo bufo chromosome 2, aBufBuf1.1, whole genome shotgun sequence window:
- the TM6SF2 gene encoding transmembrane 6 superfamily member 2, with the protein MGLPEPTGSLLLSLTAIPIAYMVNSMSAVSDPLVVAGVGVLVLLALFVVLYFFAQENPPKDPLFYVFAIFSFTSVIDLIIWMEEDGYISGFMEFYMKEGEPYLRTAHGMLICLWDGTAHYLLYLIMLGAIARGINYKTVGLYWLGSLVMSMVVFLPGNVVGKYGTEVRPAFILNVPYLFLPVWAGMRIFRSKHNFTKIPAEKVSVAHNEGIFQRPKDIVLIVYLLGAIIFTLFRGLLALDCPSDSCFTYIYQYEPYIRDPVAYPKVQMLVNMFYLLPFLCVSIYGLLVPGCTWMLDWTVVYAGAMAQAQFAHIGSSVYHRTPYTYRVPREAWWEFMIVNVLYTLGMQLLAYRCIQSPAYFLRDIKQTVEEGKKQD; encoded by the exons TCCCCTTGTTGTAGCTGGCGTCGGAGTGCTGGTGCTCTTGGCTTTGTTTGTCGTcttatatttctttgcacaagaaAACCCACCTAAAGATCCTTTATTTTATG tttttgcaaTCTTCTCCTTCACGAGTGTCATTGACTTAATAATATGGATGGAAGAAGATGGCTACATCAGCGGATTTATGGAGTTCTACATGAAGGAG GGGGAGCCATACCTCCGTACTGCACATGGAATGCTCATTTGCCTATGGGATGGGACTGCACATTACTTGCTGTACTTGATTATGCTGGGAGCAATTGCCCGTGG GATAAACTACAAGACAGTGGGGCTTTACTGGCTGGGCTCACTGGTTATGAGCATGGTGGTCTTTTTGCCTGGGAATGTGGTCG GGAAGTATGGGACAGAAGTACGCCCTGCCTTCATCCTTAATGTCCCCTACCTGTTTCTTCCTGTCTGGGCAGGAATGAGAATATTCAGATCAAAGCACAACTTTACAAAAATACCAGCTGAAAAG GTGTCGGTGGCACACAATGAAGGAATTTTTCAACGCCCAAAAGATATTGTACTGATTGTGTATCTCTTAGGAGCTATTATATTTACTCTTTTTAGAGGCCTG CTGGCCCTGGACTGCCCTTCCGATTCTTGCTTTACCTATATCTACCAATATGAGCCATATATAAGAGACCCTGTGGCTTATCCTAAAGTTCAG ATGTTGGTAAATATGTTCTACCTACTTCCATTTCTGTGTGTGTCCATCTATGGTCTGCTGGTTCCTGGCTGTACATGGATGTTGGACTGGACAGTTGTCTATGCTGGTGCAATGGCACAG GCTCAGTTTGCTCACATAGGATCTTCAGTCTACCACCGAACACCATATACTTATCGTGTCCCTCGAGAAGCATGGTGGGAGTTCATGATAGTGAATGTTCTGTACACCCTTGGGATGCAGCTACTGGCTTACCGATGTATTCAAAGCCCAGCCTACTTTCTCAGAGACATAAAGCAAACTGTAGAGGAAGGCAAGAAACAGGATTAA